A stretch of the Haloplanus aerogenes genome encodes the following:
- a CDS encoding copper-translocating P-type ATPase: MFRRRFWVSLALSIPVVVFSEFVQNVLGYSAPAVPGSVWIPPVLSVVVFVYGGVPFLSMARTELKNREPGMMMLISLAITVAFTYSIASLFLEGTTPFFWELVTLIDVMLLGHWMEMRSVRQASGALDELAKLMPDTAERVTESGDTEMVPVSDLSEGDVVLIRPGASVPADGEVVEGESSVDESMITGESRPVDTEPGSEVVAGTVNQDGSLRVRVTKTGDETALAGIMRLVEEAQTSKSRTQLLADRAAGWLFYVALAVAGITAVAWGVTEGFDVAVLERVVTVLVIACPHALGLAVPLVVAINTSTAAKNGMLVRDRIAMEEARKLDTVMFDKTGTLTKGEQGVVGVETAEGWDDERAFSVATAIEADSEHMIARAIHNAADERGIDHARATGFENLRGLGVRASVDGERYHVGGPNLLDRFDVERPDAIATFATESGANAQTVVYLVRDESAVVAAFALADVVREESRETVRVLHAMGIEVAMLTGDSEDVAAAVSEELGIDQYFAEVLPEEKDTKVEQLQQEGKLVAMVGDGVNDAPALARADVGIAIGSGTDVAIESGDIILVENDPLGVVRLITLSKASYRKMQENLVWATGYNVFALPLAAGVLAPVGILLSPAVGAVFMSLSTIIVAINARRLHNVDLSVRSDHRRGSEKSHDYPNNDAHRPTESDAPDQ; encoded by the coding sequence CTGTTCCGGCGTCGATTCTGGGTATCGCTCGCGCTCTCCATCCCCGTCGTCGTCTTCAGCGAGTTCGTTCAGAACGTCTTGGGGTACTCTGCGCCGGCCGTCCCCGGAAGTGTCTGGATCCCACCCGTCCTCTCCGTGGTCGTCTTCGTCTACGGCGGCGTCCCGTTTCTCTCGATGGCCCGGACGGAACTGAAAAACCGGGAGCCGGGGATGATGATGCTCATCTCGCTGGCGATCACCGTCGCGTTCACCTACTCCATCGCCAGCCTGTTTCTCGAGGGAACGACCCCGTTTTTCTGGGAACTCGTCACGCTGATCGACGTCATGTTGCTGGGTCACTGGATGGAGATGCGATCGGTTCGACAGGCCTCCGGGGCACTGGACGAACTGGCCAAACTCATGCCCGACACGGCCGAGCGCGTCACCGAGAGTGGGGACACGGAGATGGTGCCCGTGTCCGACCTCTCCGAAGGCGACGTCGTGTTGATTCGTCCCGGCGCATCCGTTCCGGCCGACGGCGAAGTCGTCGAGGGTGAGTCCTCGGTCGACGAATCGATGATCACCGGCGAGTCCCGACCCGTGGACACGGAACCCGGCTCGGAAGTCGTCGCTGGCACGGTCAATCAGGACGGCAGTCTGCGGGTTCGCGTGACGAAGACCGGTGACGAGACGGCCCTCGCAGGCATCATGCGCCTCGTCGAGGAGGCACAGACGTCGAAGTCCCGAACGCAACTGCTCGCCGACCGTGCCGCGGGCTGGCTGTTCTACGTCGCCCTCGCGGTCGCGGGCATCACGGCCGTCGCGTGGGGAGTCACGGAGGGGTTCGACGTGGCCGTTCTCGAACGCGTCGTGACGGTGCTGGTCATCGCCTGCCCCCACGCGCTCGGCCTCGCCGTCCCGCTGGTCGTCGCCATCAACACGTCCACGGCCGCGAAAAACGGGATGCTCGTTCGCGACCGGATCGCCATGGAAGAGGCCCGGAAACTGGATACGGTGATGTTCGACAAGACCGGGACGCTCACGAAAGGCGAACAGGGCGTCGTCGGCGTCGAAACGGCCGAGGGCTGGGACGACGAACGGGCGTTCAGCGTCGCCACGGCAATCGAAGCCGACTCCGAACACATGATCGCACGGGCGATTCACAACGCCGCCGACGAGCGAGGAATCGATCACGCTCGTGCGACGGGGTTCGAAAATCTCCGTGGGCTCGGTGTTCGAGCGTCGGTAGATGGAGAGCGCTACCACGTCGGCGGGCCGAATCTACTGGACAGATTCGACGTGGAGCGTCCCGACGCTATCGCGACGTTCGCGACCGAATCGGGAGCCAACGCCCAGACGGTCGTCTACCTCGTCCGCGACGAATCGGCTGTCGTCGCGGCGTTCGCTCTGGCGGACGTCGTCCGCGAAGAGAGCCGAGAGACGGTTCGGGTGCTGCACGCGATGGGGATCGAAGTGGCGATGCTCACGGGCGACTCAGAAGACGTCGCCGCCGCCGTGTCGGAGGAACTCGGCATCGATCAGTACTTCGCCGAAGTGCTACCCGAAGAGAAAGATACGAAAGTCGAACAGCTCCAGCAGGAGGGGAAACTGGTCGCGATGGTCGGCGACGGCGTCAACGACGCGCCGGCCCTGGCGCGGGCCGACGTCGGTATCGCCATCGGGAGCGGGACGGACGTGGCCATCGAATCGGGCGACATCATCCTCGTCGAGAACGATCCACTGGGCGTCGTTCGACTCATCACGCTCTCGAAGGCGAGCTACCGGAAGATGCAGGAGAACCTCGTCTGGGCGACGGGCTACAACGTGTTCGCCCTCCCGCTCGCGGCGGGAGTGCTCGCTCCCGTCGGTATCCTGCTGTCGCCTGCTGTCGGGGCCGTCTTCATGTCGCTGTCGACGATCATCGTCGCCATCAACGCTCGCCGCCTGCACAACGTCGATCTCTCGGTGCGGAGTGACCACCGACGCGGGTCCGAGAAATCCCACGACTATCCGAACAACGACGCTCACAGACCCACCGAGAGCGACGCTCCCGACCAGTAA
- a CDS encoding CRISPR-associated protein Cas4 — MARPPVSVLTFAELARATYCPRQYYYAKREGIEDPPPAARARRNLAFRYPELRKASDAALTAEPIECPPAAYRAALDRLAERDDWAALTDPSDRERTLTGRECRGVAHKILPGEPPTPTFVSPGRPPERGVWRPQRVRVVAMAKALAWEREQEIPAALVEYPAHGIVRRVDLTTRNRAAYRRTVRTISGIDGPPARIDDEAKCEACDYREQCGVRTRSLRSLLGLS; from the coding sequence ATGGCGCGGCCACCGGTGTCCGTGCTCACCTTCGCCGAACTCGCGCGAGCGACCTACTGTCCCCGGCAGTATTACTACGCCAAGCGGGAGGGAATCGAGGACCCGCCACCGGCGGCCCGCGCCCGCCGCAATCTGGCGTTTCGCTATCCCGAACTCCGCAAGGCGAGCGACGCGGCCCTCACAGCGGAGCCGATCGAGTGCCCGCCGGCGGCGTACCGCGCGGCGCTCGACCGCCTCGCCGAGCGCGACGACTGGGCGGCACTGACCGATCCGTCCGACCGGGAGCGGACGCTGACGGGGCGGGAGTGTCGCGGCGTCGCGCACAAGATTCTCCCGGGCGAGCCGCCGACGCCGACGTTCGTCTCGCCGGGCCGACCGCCGGAGCGGGGCGTGTGGCGACCCCAGCGGGTTCGGGTGGTGGCGATGGCGAAGGCGCTGGCGTGGGAGCGCGAGCAGGAGATTCCGGCGGCGCTCGTCGAGTATCCGGCTCATGGCATCGTCCGCCGAGTCGATCTGACGACGCGCAACCGGGCCGCCTACCGGCGGACAGTGCGGACGATCAGCGGGATCGACGGGCCGCCAGCACGGATCGACGACGAGGCGAAATGCGAGGCCTGCGACTACCGCGAGCAATGTGGCGTCCGGACACGGTCGCTCAGGTCACTGCTCGGCCTGTCGTAG
- a CDS encoding L-threonylcarbamoyladenylate synthase, protein MSVADAAAAVRDGLAVVYPTETVYGLGADATDADAVEQVFDLKGRPRDNPLSLGVPSVDAALDYTRPTEREERFMRRFLPGPVTVIVERRPSLPDALTAGRDRVGVRVPDHETALELLERTPPLTATSANRSGSPSVTRVTDLDDRIREGVAVVVDGGETPGTESTVVDPGRGVIHRRGAMADEIEAWLSKLQG, encoded by the coding sequence ATGAGCGTCGCCGACGCTGCGGCGGCCGTCCGCGACGGTCTGGCCGTCGTCTACCCGACCGAGACGGTGTACGGCCTCGGCGCCGACGCCACCGACGCCGACGCCGTAGAGCAGGTGTTCGACCTGAAGGGACGGCCGCGGGACAACCCCCTCTCGCTCGGCGTCCCCTCCGTCGACGCCGCCCTCGACTACACCCGACCAACGGAGCGGGAGGAACGGTTCATGCGCCGTTTCCTCCCCGGCCCCGTGACCGTCATCGTCGAACGCCGTCCGTCCCTGCCCGACGCCCTCACCGCCGGCCGCGACCGGGTCGGCGTCCGGGTTCCCGACCACGAGACGGCACTCGAACTGCTGGAACGGACGCCGCCCCTGACCGCCACCAGCGCCAACCGCTCCGGCTCACCGAGCGTCACCCGCGTCACGGATCTCGACGACCGGATCCGTGAGGGCGTCGCCGTCGTCGTCGACGGCGGCGAGACGCCCGGCACCGAGAGCACCGTCGTCGACCCCGGCCGAGGCGTGATCCACCGCCGCGGCGCGATGGCCGACGAGATCGAGGCGTGGTTATCGAAGTTGCAAGGCTAA
- a CDS encoding redoxin domain-containing protein has protein sequence MVDFEVVDLPATDHVDEGDRAPDFTRPLVNDEYWADASLSDLTDDGPVCLVFYPMDGAFPATYIWNELRDRALDDLLTVVGVSISTPYAHKRLIEERGMNYDLFSDPANGVAEQYGVVNDLDGMAGISEARPATFLIDEDRTVQYAWVAEEWPDFPPYDDLEAEIRALVD, from the coding sequence ATGGTCGATTTCGAGGTCGTCGACCTGCCCGCGACCGACCACGTGGACGAGGGTGACCGCGCGCCCGACTTCACCCGGCCCCTCGTCAACGACGAGTACTGGGCGGACGCGTCCCTCTCCGACCTGACCGACGACGGCCCCGTCTGTCTCGTCTTCTACCCCATGGACGGCGCCTTCCCTGCGACGTACATCTGGAACGAACTCCGGGACCGCGCGCTCGACGACCTGCTCACCGTCGTCGGCGTCTCCATCTCCACCCCCTACGCCCACAAGCGACTCATCGAGGAGCGCGGCATGAACTACGACCTCTTTTCCGACCCCGCGAACGGCGTCGCCGAGCAGTACGGCGTCGTCAACGACCTCGACGGAATGGCCGGTATCTCGGAAGCTCGGCCCGCCACCTTCCTGATCGACGAGGATCGCACCGTCCAGTACGCGTGGGTGGCCGAGGAGTGGCCCGACTTCCCGCCCTACGACGACCTCGAAGCCGAGATTCGGGCGCTCGTCGACTGA
- a CDS encoding glutathione S-transferase N-terminal domain-containing protein has product MSNSDPPITLYRLQACPYCERVVRTLQDLGLDYTSRFVEPMHSERNVVKRVAGSRPVPAIVDERTGVTMSESANVVEYLESTYGGGLVDAEGGDD; this is encoded by the coding sequence ATGTCTAACAGCGACCCGCCGATCACCCTGTATCGGTTGCAGGCGTGTCCGTACTGCGAACGCGTCGTCCGAACGCTGCAGGATCTCGGGCTCGACTACACCTCGCGGTTCGTCGAGCCGATGCACTCCGAGCGCAACGTCGTCAAGCGGGTCGCCGGCTCGCGGCCCGTCCCCGCCATCGTCGACGAACGCACCGGCGTCACGATGTCCGAATCGGCCAACGTCGTCGAGTATCTCGAATCGACCTACGGCGGCGGCCTCGTCGACGCCGAGGGGGGTGACGACTGA
- a CDS encoding hemolysin family protein, with amino-acid sequence MGLSPTASAAGVGSLAQLSEFVPLTDTTVTIAGSLAILVLIALSAFFSSSEIAMFSLARHRVESLVEEGVPGAAVVQELKSDPHRLLITILVGNNIVNIAMSSIATGLFAIYLSQGQAVLAATFGITTLVLLFGESAPKSYAVENTESWALRIASPLKYSELALLPLVVVFDYLTRIVNRVTGGRSAIETTYVTRDEIQNMIQTGEREGVIEEEEREMFQRIFRFNRTIAKEVMTPRLDMTAVPKDATLDEAIETCVQSDHERIPVYEGNLDNIIGIVTLRDLIREKDYGEGQSDLTDVVQPTLHVPESKNVDELLEEIQDNRMRMVIVIDEFGTTEGLITLEDMVEEIVGDILEGDEEEPFEFVEDDVVIVRGEVNIDEVNETLDLDLPEGEEFETLAGFIFNRAGRLVEEGETIEYDSITIRIEQVDNTRIMKARITIHEDADEEESPDEAEAEG; translated from the coding sequence ATGGGTTTGTCGCCGACAGCGAGCGCCGCAGGCGTCGGTAGCTTGGCGCAACTCTCCGAATTCGTGCCACTAACGGACACGACCGTCACTATCGCCGGATCGCTGGCGATCCTGGTGTTGATCGCGCTGTCGGCGTTTTTCTCCTCCTCCGAGATCGCGATGTTCTCGCTGGCTCGCCACCGGGTCGAGTCGCTCGTCGAGGAGGGCGTCCCCGGGGCTGCGGTGGTCCAGGAGCTGAAGTCCGACCCACACCGGCTCCTGATCACGATCCTCGTCGGCAACAACATCGTCAACATCGCGATGTCCTCCATCGCCACCGGACTCTTCGCCATCTACCTCTCGCAGGGGCAGGCCGTCCTCGCGGCGACGTTCGGGATCACGACGCTCGTCCTCCTGTTCGGGGAGAGCGCGCCCAAGTCCTACGCGGTCGAGAACACGGAGTCGTGGGCGCTTCGGATCGCGAGCCCGCTCAAATACTCCGAACTCGCCTTGCTCCCGCTGGTCGTGGTCTTCGACTACCTGACCCGCATCGTCAACCGCGTGACCGGTGGGCGCTCGGCCATCGAGACGACGTACGTCACCCGCGACGAAATCCAGAACATGATCCAGACCGGGGAGCGCGAGGGCGTGATCGAGGAGGAGGAACGCGAGATGTTCCAGCGCATCTTCCGGTTCAACCGCACCATCGCCAAGGAGGTGATGACGCCACGACTGGACATGACGGCGGTGCCGAAAGACGCCACCCTCGACGAGGCCATCGAGACCTGCGTCCAGAGCGATCACGAGCGCATCCCCGTCTACGAGGGGAATCTGGACAACATCATCGGCATCGTCACCCTCCGGGACCTCATCCGCGAGAAGGACTACGGCGAGGGACAGAGCGACCTGACGGACGTGGTCCAGCCCACCCTCCACGTTCCCGAGTCGAAGAACGTCGACGAACTGTTGGAGGAGATTCAGGACAACCGGATGCGGATGGTGATCGTCATCGACGAGTTCGGGACGACGGAGGGCCTGATCACGCTGGAGGACATGGTCGAGGAGATCGTCGGCGACATCCTCGAAGGCGACGAGGAGGAGCCGTTCGAGTTCGTCGAGGACGACGTGGTGATCGTCCGCGGCGAGGTCAACATCGACGAGGTGAACGAGACGCTCGATCTCGACCTGCCGGAGGGCGAGGAGTTCGAGACGCTCGCGGGCTTCATCTTCAACCGCGCCGGCCGCCTCGTCGAGGAGGGAGAGACGATCGAGTACGACAGCATCACCATCCGGATCGAGCAGGTGGACAACACCCGGATCATGAAGGCCCGAATCACGATCCACGAGGACGCGGACGAGGAGGAGTCCCCGGACGAGGCGGAAGCCGAGGGCTGA
- a CDS encoding inorganic phosphate transporter, whose translation MVATGTLLTFAVAALASLFMAWAIGAGSSGSTPFAAAVGANAISVMRAGFVVGLLGFAGAVLQGANVTEAVGTQLIGGVSLTATAAIVGLLTAAILVAIGVFTGYPIATAFTVTGAVVGVGLALGGDPAWAKYRQIATLWVLTPFVGGGVAYATARLLRSPSVPERYAIAVLGGLVGALVATIEFAALGPAGEQGSIAGTLAADLPAGASAVTLGCALLVAAVLYRGLVTDPEATQRRFLLALGGLVAFSAGGSQVGLAIGPLVPLLDDFAIPLPAVLAGGGFGLLLGSWTGAPRMIKALAQDYSSLGPRRSIAALIPSFAIAQAAVAFGIPVSFNEIVVSAIIGSGYAAGGSGVSRQKMLYTVLAWLGSLLLALTLGYGAFTVIDAVVA comes from the coding sequence ATGGTTGCCACCGGAACACTGCTGACGTTCGCCGTCGCCGCCCTCGCCAGCCTCTTCATGGCGTGGGCCATCGGTGCCGGCTCCTCGGGATCGACGCCCTTTGCCGCCGCCGTCGGTGCGAACGCCATCTCCGTGATGCGGGCCGGGTTCGTCGTCGGCCTCCTCGGTTTCGCCGGCGCGGTGTTACAGGGTGCGAACGTCACCGAGGCGGTCGGCACGCAACTGATCGGCGGCGTGTCGCTCACCGCCACCGCGGCCATCGTCGGCCTCCTCACCGCCGCGATCCTCGTCGCTATCGGCGTCTTCACCGGCTACCCCATCGCCACCGCCTTCACCGTCACCGGCGCCGTCGTCGGCGTCGGCCTCGCTCTCGGCGGCGACCCCGCGTGGGCGAAGTACCGTCAGATCGCGACGCTGTGGGTCCTGACGCCCTTCGTCGGCGGCGGCGTCGCCTACGCCACCGCACGATTGCTCCGCTCCCCATCCGTGCCCGAACGGTACGCCATCGCCGTCCTCGGCGGCCTCGTCGGTGCCCTCGTCGCCACCATCGAGTTCGCCGCGCTCGGTCCCGCTGGCGAACAGGGCTCTATCGCGGGCACGCTCGCCGCCGATCTCCCGGCCGGCGCGAGTGCCGTCACGCTCGGTTGCGCCCTCCTCGTCGCCGCCGTCCTCTATCGCGGCCTCGTGACCGACCCCGAGGCGACTCAGCGTCGCTTCCTCCTCGCACTCGGCGGCCTCGTCGCCTTCTCCGCCGGCGGGAGTCAGGTGGGACTGGCCATCGGACCGCTGGTGCCACTGCTCGACGACTTCGCTATCCCGCTCCCGGCGGTGCTCGCAGGCGGCGGATTCGGCCTCTTGCTCGGCTCCTGGACCGGCGCGCCACGCATGATCAAGGCGCTCGCACAGGACTACTCCTCGCTTGGCCCGCGACGCTCCATCGCGGCGCTCATCCCCTCCTTCGCCATCGCGCAGGCCGCCGTCGCCTTCGGCATCCCCGTCTCGTTCAACGAGATCGTCGTCTCGGCGATCATCGGCTCCGGCTACGCGGCAGGCGGGAGTGGCGTCAGCCGGCAGAAAATGCTCTACACCGTCCTCGCGTGGCTCGGCTCGTTGCTCCTCGCGCTCACGCTCGGCTACGGGGCGTTTACGGTTATCGACGCCGTGGTGGCGTGA
- a CDS encoding DUF7859 family protein, whose translation MQATVLQLSSLLEDPIFLALVALMLLLVFFGYLLVRRTLLSLREGYDEGYR comes from the coding sequence ATGCAGGCGACCGTTCTCCAGCTCTCCTCGCTCCTCGAGGATCCCATCTTCCTCGCGCTGGTGGCGCTCATGCTGTTGCTCGTCTTCTTCGGCTACCTGCTCGTCCGTCGGACGCTCCTCTCGCTCCGTGAGGGGTACGACGAGGGGTATCGCTAA
- a CDS encoding SipW-dependent-type signal peptide-containing protein — protein MTKDFELSRRKALAALGTVGIASAGAGLGTSAFFSDQETFENNALVAGTLDMGVGYSAHYSDWMPNANGVPEDEGVPNVRMWDGPAGTTGGPGDLEPDEVGLPANAAWLIAVSDDDDDGTPDTAVAEQFLENTEYQSFNDGTLDCIDGEANSQADEEDRPVIDLDDVKPGDFGEVTFDFILCDNPGFVWLNGSLRSASENGVTEPEADDPDEGPGVELLDAVRAAVWVDDGNNFQNNDETPLAVGSIGEVLGMLNGGSLGTALNGDIPAEEGGGAADARNCFSAETEHSIVFAWWVPVDHGNEIQTDSATFDLSLYAEQCRHNDGSGMNDEPTGEPGGEPGGEPGDGVDGDGAISFLAACVASDSDVTDATITVEEEIDFDDDGDPTAVRWSTDEPIDALVMKYGSSTDPMGPKFTTYTFDPATSLGTAVTGADEDGVFGDESDNPATTSTATDSDQTESEPCPDGYTEVHKLEFD, from the coding sequence ATGACAAAAGATTTCGAACTCTCTCGTCGGAAGGCGCTCGCGGCACTCGGGACGGTGGGGATTGCCTCCGCCGGGGCGGGCCTCGGGACGAGCGCGTTCTTCAGTGATCAGGAAACGTTCGAGAACAACGCGCTCGTGGCCGGCACCCTCGACATGGGCGTCGGCTATTCGGCCCACTACTCCGACTGGATGCCGAACGCGAACGGAGTCCCAGAAGACGAGGGCGTACCGAACGTCCGGATGTGGGACGGTCCCGCCGGGACGACGGGTGGCCCGGGTGACCTCGAACCGGACGAGGTGGGACTCCCCGCCAACGCAGCGTGGCTCATCGCCGTCTCCGACGACGACGACGACGGCACGCCAGACACGGCGGTGGCGGAGCAGTTCCTCGAGAACACGGAGTATCAGTCCTTCAACGACGGCACCCTCGACTGTATCGACGGCGAGGCGAATTCGCAGGCCGATGAGGAGGATCGCCCCGTCATCGACCTCGACGACGTGAAGCCGGGCGACTTCGGTGAGGTCACGTTCGACTTCATCCTCTGTGACAACCCCGGATTCGTCTGGCTGAACGGCTCGCTCCGGAGCGCGAGCGAGAACGGCGTGACCGAACCGGAGGCCGACGACCCCGACGAGGGGCCGGGCGTCGAACTCCTCGACGCCGTGCGGGCGGCCGTCTGGGTCGACGATGGCAACAACTTCCAGAACAACGACGAGACTCCCCTCGCCGTTGGCTCGATTGGCGAAGTCCTCGGGATGCTGAACGGCGGGAGCCTCGGGACGGCACTCAACGGTGACATCCCCGCGGAGGAGGGCGGTGGTGCGGCCGACGCGCGGAACTGCTTCTCCGCGGAGACGGAACACTCCATCGTGTTCGCGTGGTGGGTGCCCGTCGACCACGGCAACGAGATTCAGACCGACAGCGCGACCTTCGACCTCAGCCTCTACGCCGAACAGTGCCGCCACAACGACGGCAGTGGGATGAACGACGAACCCACTGGCGAACCCGGTGGCGAACCCGGCGGCGAACCCGGCGATGGGGTGGACGGAGACGGCGCGATCAGCTTCCTCGCGGCCTGCGTGGCCTCGGACAGCGACGTCACGGACGCGACCATAACCGTCGAGGAGGAAATCGACTTTGACGACGACGGCGACCCGACGGCCGTCAGGTGGAGCACCGACGAACCCATCGACGCCCTGGTGATGAAATACGGCTCGTCGACGGATCCGATGGGGCCGAAGTTCACGACGTACACCTTCGATCCCGCGACGAGTTTGGGGACGGCCGTGACCGGCGCGGACGAGGACGGCGTCTTCGGCGACGAGAGCGACAATCCGGCGACGACGAGTACGGCGACCGACTCGGACCAGACCGAGAGCGAGCCGTGTCCGGACGGGTACACGGAGGTCCACAAGCTCGAATTCGACTGA
- a CDS encoding metallophosphoesterase — translation MLVVCSDTHGTDDPRLTGRTRDAVDAADLVIHAGDFTTAAVLDAFRDRTDRLVAVHGNADTVAVQERLPPAATTTYAGVRIAITHTERGGATALSLFGRQRGADLVVSGHTHRPTVDTPEAGPTLLNPGSHADPRGNRAAHAELWPAGSDAAPAEVPDGVASGLVGVLRSPEGDVIGRIRVPASE, via the coding sequence ATGCTCGTCGTTTGCTCCGACACACACGGCACCGACGACCCCCGCCTGACCGGCCGGACTCGCGACGCCGTCGACGCCGCGGACCTCGTGATCCACGCTGGCGACTTCACCACGGCCGCAGTCCTCGACGCGTTCCGCGACCGGACCGACCGCCTCGTCGCCGTCCACGGCAACGCCGACACAGTCGCCGTGCAGGAGCGCTTGCCACCCGCCGCGACGACGACCTACGCCGGCGTCCGAATCGCCATCACCCACACCGAACGCGGCGGGGCGACGGCGCTCTCGCTGTTCGGCCGGCAGCGCGGCGCCGACCTCGTCGTCTCGGGGCACACCCACCGCCCGACGGTCGACACGCCGGAAGCGGGGCCGACGCTTCTCAACCCGGGGAGCCACGCCGACCCGCGGGGGAACCGCGCGGCCCACGCCGAACTCTGGCCGGCGGGGAGCGACGCGGCGCCGGCCGAGGTGCCCGACGGCGTGGCGTCGGGACTCGTCGGCGTTCTGCGGTCGCCCGAGGGCGACGTTATCGGTCGGATTCGGGTGCCGGCGTCGGAGTGA
- a CDS encoding cation diffusion facilitator family transporter: protein MAGSKSVVLAALVANGAIAVLKFMAFLLTGSPSMLSETYHSISDTGNQVFLLIGIRYSGKKPSRGHPFGYGKAQFFYSFLVSVLLFGIAGWESLKHGYDAIIHGHSAAPGMVTLAGVTFDAVYVSVAVLLGAIAFETYAFVKAHAELRRQMEEYGWSNLVEAFRETSDVTTLTAFTEDAIALGGASVALVGIVLTRVTGNHIYDAVSAAFIGVMLMGFALALAWENKRLLLGESAPKGLESDFESIIRDHPGVTHVDRFRTMFVGPSAILVAADVSFDPELDTEDIDADISRIEEKLRGRDDRVRFVYVEPEL from the coding sequence ATGGCTGGCAGCAAGTCGGTCGTCCTAGCCGCACTCGTCGCGAACGGGGCTATCGCCGTCCTGAAGTTCATGGCCTTTCTGCTCACCGGGAGTCCCTCCATGCTCTCGGAGACGTACCACTCCATCTCCGACACTGGCAACCAGGTGTTCCTACTGATCGGCATCCGGTACAGCGGGAAGAAACCGAGTCGGGGGCACCCCTTCGGTTACGGGAAGGCACAGTTCTTCTACAGTTTCCTGGTGTCAGTCCTCCTGTTCGGTATCGCGGGCTGGGAGAGCCTGAAACACGGCTACGACGCCATCATCCACGGCCACTCGGCGGCACCGGGGATGGTGACGCTCGCGGGCGTCACCTTCGACGCCGTCTACGTGAGCGTGGCCGTCCTCCTCGGCGCCATCGCGTTCGAGACGTACGCGTTCGTGAAGGCCCACGCCGAACTCCGGCGGCAGATGGAGGAGTACGGCTGGTCGAACCTCGTCGAGGCGTTCCGAGAGACCAGTGACGTGACGACGCTCACCGCGTTCACCGAGGACGCCATCGCCCTCGGCGGCGCCAGCGTCGCTCTCGTGGGCATCGTCCTCACGCGAGTGACCGGCAATCACATCTACGACGCCGTCTCCGCCGCGTTCATCGGCGTCATGCTGATGGGCTTCGCGCTGGCGCTAGCGTGGGAGAACAAACGCCTCCTGCTGGGAGAGAGCGCACCGAAGGGGCTGGAGTCGGACTTCGAGTCCATCATCCGCGATCACCCGGGCGTGACCCACGTCGACCGCTTCCGGACGATGTTCGTCGGTCCGTCCGCCATCCTCGTGGCCGCCGACGTGAGCTTCGATCCCGAACTCGACACCGAAGACATCGACGCCGACATCAGTCGAATCGAGGAGAAACTGCGGGGGCGCGACGACCGGGTGCGTTTCGTCTACGTCGAACCCGAGCTGTAG